One Candidatus Methylomirabilota bacterium genomic window carries:
- a CDS encoding aminotransferase class III-fold pyridoxal phosphate-dependent enzyme, with protein sequence MTDDAGSLPPEEADRIRRDHREALLHGWMAQADAKPFIVAGARGVWFWDETGKRYLDFASQLVNANLGHAHPRIVEAIREQAARLAYVTPTFANDRRGELARRLLEVVPGGLRDGKVFFTTGGAESNEAALQMARLVTGRQKVITRWNSYHGATMGARSAGGDPRRLPLEPGVPGTIRAMDPFCYRCPFGLTYPACHLHCAEPYLRNLIEFEGPDTIAAIMLEPITGSNCRIVPPPEYMPIVRRLCDEYGILLILDEVMTGFGRTGEWFCAEHWGISPDIMTLAKGITGGAVPLGAVVVSRQVAEHFRERILYTGMTYSGHPLACAAGVAAVRAYAEEGWIENSRELGKTLMRELTAMKLRHPAIGDVRGVGLFACIELVTDRATRAPLVPWTVANYEKKHPAVAAVLRQCLAEGLYTYSRWNMIMLAPPLVISDEELGQGLEIIDRALGHADRAVAEATQSTP encoded by the coding sequence ATGACCGACGACGCTGGCTCGCTGCCGCCCGAGGAGGCCGATCGCATCCGCCGGGACCACCGCGAGGCGCTGCTGCACGGCTGGATGGCTCAGGCCGACGCCAAGCCGTTCATCGTGGCCGGCGCCCGCGGCGTCTGGTTCTGGGACGAGACCGGCAAGCGGTACCTCGACTTCGCCTCGCAACTCGTCAACGCGAACCTGGGCCATGCCCATCCCCGGATCGTCGAGGCGATCCGGGAGCAGGCCGCGCGCCTCGCCTACGTCACCCCGACCTTCGCCAACGACAGGCGGGGCGAGCTCGCCCGCCGGCTCCTGGAGGTGGTGCCGGGCGGGCTCCGCGACGGCAAGGTCTTCTTCACGACCGGCGGGGCCGAGTCCAACGAGGCCGCGCTCCAGATGGCGCGCCTGGTCACCGGCCGCCAGAAAGTGATTACCCGCTGGAACTCCTATCACGGCGCCACCATGGGGGCGCGGAGCGCGGGCGGCGACCCGCGCCGGCTCCCGCTCGAGCCGGGTGTGCCCGGGACCATCCGGGCGATGGATCCGTTCTGCTACCGCTGTCCGTTCGGCCTCACCTATCCCGCGTGCCACCTCCACTGCGCGGAGCCGTACCTCCGGAACCTCATCGAGTTCGAGGGACCCGACACGATCGCCGCGATCATGCTGGAACCGATCACGGGCTCGAACTGCCGCATCGTCCCGCCGCCCGAGTACATGCCCATCGTCCGCCGGCTCTGCGACGAGTACGGGATCCTCTTGATCCTCGACGAGGTGATGACCGGCTTCGGCCGGACCGGCGAGTGGTTCTGTGCCGAGCACTGGGGAATCAGTCCGGACATCATGACCCTGGCCAAGGGGATCACGGGCGGGGCGGTGCCGCTCGGCGCGGTGGTCGTCTCGCGCCAGGTCGCCGAGCATTTCCGGGAGCGCATCCTCTACACCGGGATGACCTACTCCGGCCACCCGCTCGCCTGCGCGGCCGGGGTCGCCGCGGTGCGCGCCTACGCCGAGGAGGGGTGGATCGAGAACTCGCGGGAGCTGGGCAAGACGCTCATGCGGGAGCTCACGGCGATGAAGCTGCGCCATCCCGCGATCGGCGACGTGCGGGGGGTGGGGCTCTTCGCCTGCATCGAGCTGGTGACGGACCGGGCCACCCGGGCCCCGCTGGTGCCGTGGACGGTGGCCAACTACGAGAAGAAGCACCCCGCGGTGGCGGCGGTCCTCCGCCAGTGCCTGGCGGAAGGCCTCTACACGTACTCCCGCTGGAACATGATCATGCTGGCGCCCCCGCTGGTGATCTCCGACGAGGAGCTGGGGCAGGGCCTGGAGATCATCGACCGGGCCCTCGGGCACGCCGACCGGGCGGTGGCCGAGGCGACGCAGTCGACGCCATGA
- a CDS encoding lysylphosphatidylglycerol synthase domain-containing protein, translating into MRLVRVLAALAGLAGIAWLVWEIGPESLLAQLRELSWRLPVLFLPYSLVAVLDAAGWRYAFPGQLPGLPVLVAARLAGEAVNVTTPTATLGGEPLKAWLLTRARVPFEEGLVSIVVAKTALVVSHLGFLVLAVALAIWQTRPAPALLTLMVTLTVLGILAVGGFVWAQLHGLFGASSRALAWLGVGDGVGGHLLRLDDHLVAYYRGQRDRLALSLFFHFSGWVAGSVEVWLALLLLGSPVDFATAIVIEGFASAIRSATFLIPASLGIQEGGFVGIFLGFGLSAGAGLAFGLVRRLRELLWAVAGYTILVAWRGPRGSVTGPGL; encoded by the coding sequence GTGAGGCTCGTCCGCGTCCTGGCCGCGCTGGCCGGCCTGGCCGGCATCGCCTGGCTCGTGTGGGAGATCGGGCCGGAATCCCTCTTGGCCCAGCTCCGCGAGCTGTCCTGGCGCCTTCCCGTGCTCTTCCTTCCCTACAGCCTCGTCGCGGTCCTCGACGCCGCCGGCTGGCGCTACGCCTTCCCGGGGCAGCTCCCCGGCTTGCCGGTGCTGGTCGCGGCGCGTCTGGCCGGAGAGGCGGTGAACGTGACGACGCCGACGGCCACCCTCGGCGGCGAGCCCCTCAAGGCGTGGCTCCTGACGCGGGCGCGCGTCCCGTTCGAAGAGGGACTCGTGTCCATCGTCGTGGCCAAGACGGCGCTCGTCGTCTCGCACCTCGGCTTCCTCGTGCTGGCCGTCGCCCTGGCCATCTGGCAGACCCGCCCGGCCCCGGCGCTCCTCACGCTCATGGTGACGCTGACCGTCCTGGGCATCCTGGCGGTGGGCGGATTCGTGTGGGCCCAGCTGCACGGCCTGTTCGGCGCCTCGAGCCGCGCCCTCGCCTGGCTCGGGGTGGGCGATGGCGTCGGCGGCCACCTGCTCCGCCTGGACGATCACCTGGTGGCCTACTACCGCGGCCAGCGGGATCGCCTCGCGCTCTCGCTCTTCTTCCACTTCTCGGGATGGGTGGCGGGGAGCGTCGAGGTGTGGCTCGCGCTCCTCCTCCTCGGCTCGCCGGTCGACTTCGCGACCGCGATCGTCATCGAGGGCTTCGCCAGCGCGATTCGCTCCGCGACCTTCCTGATTCCCGCCTCGCTCGGAATCCAGGAGGGGGGCTTCGTGGGGATCTTCCTGGGGTTCGGGCTGAGCGCCGGAGCCGGCCTGGCGTTCGGGCTGGTCCGGCGCCTGCGGGAGCTCCTGTGGGCCGTCGCGGGCTACACCATCCTGGTGGCCTGGCGCGGTCCCCGGGGCTCGGTCACCGGCCCCGGCCTCTAG
- a CDS encoding ABC transporter permease, which yields MRGLGSFVLRSPLGRFGLGVATLFLLSAALAPWLAPYDPTVQSLGEMLRPPSRAHWLGTDQYGRDVLSQVVYGGRVSLQIALVSVAVAALFGLPLGVVAGYYGGRIDAVIMRVMDVVFAFPSLLLAIALLAFVGPSTVNVMIAIGLVYVATIARITRASVLTVWSEEYVTAARGLGKGDVGIMARHVLPNALAAPLVQLTLGLARATLYEASLSFIGLGTPPPTPSWGRMLADTKSLVQLAPWASMAPGVAIMLVILSFNFLGDVLRDALDPRLRGLN from the coding sequence GTGCGTGGCCTCGGGAGCTTCGTCCTCCGGAGCCCACTCGGGCGATTCGGACTCGGCGTGGCGACGCTCTTCCTGCTGAGCGCGGCGCTCGCCCCCTGGCTGGCGCCGTACGACCCGACAGTGCAGAGTCTCGGGGAGATGCTCAGGCCGCCCTCCCGCGCGCACTGGCTCGGCACCGACCAGTACGGACGTGACGTGCTGAGCCAGGTCGTCTACGGGGGCCGCGTGTCGCTCCAGATCGCGCTCGTCTCGGTGGCGGTCGCGGCCCTCTTCGGTCTTCCCCTCGGCGTCGTCGCCGGCTACTACGGCGGGCGGATCGACGCGGTCATCATGCGGGTCATGGACGTCGTGTTCGCGTTCCCGAGCCTGCTTCTCGCGATCGCGCTGCTGGCGTTCGTCGGCCCCAGCACGGTCAACGTCATGATCGCGATCGGCCTGGTGTACGTCGCGACGATCGCGCGCATCACGCGCGCGAGCGTGCTGACGGTGTGGAGCGAGGAATACGTGACGGCGGCCCGCGGGCTCGGGAAGGGCGACGTCGGGATCATGGCGCGCCACGTCCTCCCGAACGCCCTGGCGGCGCCGCTCGTCCAGCTCACGCTGGGCCTGGCCCGGGCGACGCTCTACGAGGCCTCGCTCAGCTTCATCGGGCTCGGGACCCCCCCTCCGACCCCGAGCTGGGGACGGATGCTGGCGGACACGAAGAGCCTCGTCCAGCTCGCTCCGTGGGCCTCGATGGCGCCGGGGGTGGCCATCATGCTGGTGATCCTCTCGTTCAACTTTCTGGGCGACGTGCTGCGGGACGCGCTCGATCCGCGGCTCCGGGGACTCAACTGA
- a CDS encoding RidA family protein, which translates to MPTMPVFHLFATAPKPVAPYSHAVEADGWVFLTGQIPNDAEAPAAPLPGGIEAQTRRTLDNLVRVLAGLDLGLEHVVAARVFLTHFDEDYQRMNRVYESYFSAGRLPARTCIGVTALALGARIEIDFIARRP; encoded by the coding sequence ATGCCTACCATGCCCGTCTTTCACCTGTTCGCCACCGCGCCCAAGCCCGTGGCGCCCTACAGCCATGCCGTCGAGGCCGACGGCTGGGTCTTCCTGACCGGGCAGATTCCCAACGACGCGGAGGCCCCGGCCGCGCCGCTCCCCGGCGGGATCGAGGCCCAGACCCGCCGCACCCTCGACAACCTGGTCCGAGTGTTGGCCGGGCTCGATCTCGGGCTCGAGCACGTGGTCGCCGCCCGCGTCTTCCTGACCCACTTCGACGAGGACTACCAGCGCATGAACCGGGTCTACGAGAGCTACTTCTCGGCCGGCCGCCTGCCCGCCCGGACCTGCATCGGCGTCACCGCGCTGGCCCTCGGCGCCCGCATCGAGATCGATTTCATCGCCCGCCGCCCCTGA
- a CDS encoding ABC transporter permease: MARFVGARLVQLAFIVAAVSVVVFGFLRLLPGDPIAMMLGERPHPQVVAEIRKLYRLDQPFHVQYALWLAQVARGNLGISYITRRPVAALIGEALGPTVGLALAALAIGVVVGVTAGILAALYRNTARDVAASVLAFAGISIPSFFLAVLLIWVFSLALRWLPPTGYVSPTVSIAGWARHMALPAVALGLILAASTMRLVRSGVLEVLGREYVRTARAKGLAERVVVGRHVLRNAMIPAVTAVGLQLADLLGGAVIIESVFAIPGLGRLTLDSIFARDYPVLQSAILMLTGVFILANLLADVTYALIDPRIRYD; encoded by the coding sequence GTGGCCCGCTTCGTCGGCGCCCGGCTGGTCCAGCTGGCCTTCATCGTGGCCGCGGTGTCCGTGGTCGTTTTCGGCTTCCTCCGGCTCCTGCCCGGCGACCCGATCGCCATGATGCTGGGCGAGCGTCCCCACCCCCAGGTCGTCGCCGAGATCCGGAAGCTCTACCGCCTGGACCAGCCTTTCCATGTCCAGTACGCGCTGTGGCTCGCCCAGGTCGCTCGCGGGAACCTCGGGATCTCGTACATCACGCGTCGCCCCGTGGCCGCGCTGATCGGCGAGGCACTCGGCCCCACCGTCGGCCTCGCCCTCGCCGCGCTCGCGATCGGGGTCGTCGTCGGCGTGACGGCCGGGATCCTGGCCGCCCTCTACCGCAATACCGCCCGCGACGTGGCCGCCAGCGTCCTCGCCTTCGCCGGGATCTCGATCCCGAGCTTCTTCCTCGCGGTGCTCCTGATCTGGGTGTTCAGCCTGGCCCTCCGGTGGCTCCCGCCCACCGGCTACGTGAGCCCGACCGTCAGCATCGCCGGCTGGGCCCGACACATGGCGCTGCCGGCCGTGGCGCTCGGCCTGATCCTGGCCGCCAGCACCATGCGGCTCGTCCGCTCGGGCGTCCTGGAGGTGCTGGGGCGCGAGTACGTCCGGACGGCGCGGGCCAAGGGTCTCGCCGAGCGCGTGGTGGTCGGCCGCCACGTCCTGCGGAACGCGATGATCCCGGCGGTCACGGCGGTCGGTCTCCAGCTCGCCGACCTCCTGGGCGGCGCCGTGATCATCGAGTCGGTCTTCGCCATCCCCGGCCTCGGCCGCCTCACGCTCGACTCCATCTTCGCCCGCGACTACCCGGTCCTCCAGAGCGCGATCCTGATGCTGACCGGCGTGTTCATCCTGGCCAACCTGCTCGCCGACGTCACCTACGCGCTCATCGACCCGCGCATCCGGTACGACTGA
- a CDS encoding SDR family oxidoreductase, producing the protein MAERGGALAGKIALVTGGGRGIGAAVAMAYAREGADLILASRTDTELLAVANEARALGATVHGVSADMAEPRDVERLVRSALKTFGRIDVLVNNAGVSHPEVPTWTIDLGDWDRTLAVNLRGPFLLVRALLPHFLARREGSVINVSSVCGSVAYANYAAYTASKFGLEGLTRVLAEETRRLGVRVNAVDPGLVATRMSRFQGVKPERVTGVFVYLASDASRKVTGRTLHASRWRVEVAR; encoded by the coding sequence GTGGCGGAGCGCGGGGGGGCGCTGGCCGGCAAGATCGCCCTGGTCACCGGGGGCGGGCGCGGGATCGGCGCCGCGGTGGCGATGGCCTATGCGCGCGAGGGCGCGGACCTCATCCTGGCCAGCCGCACGGACACGGAGCTCCTGGCGGTCGCCAACGAGGCGCGGGCTCTGGGGGCGACCGTCCACGGCGTCTCCGCGGACATGGCCGAGCCGAGGGACGTGGAGCGCCTCGTCCGTTCGGCGCTCAAGACGTTCGGCCGCATCGATGTCTTGGTCAACAACGCCGGCGTCTCGCACCCCGAGGTCCCGACGTGGACCATCGACCTCGGCGACTGGGACCGAACGCTTGCCGTCAACCTCCGGGGCCCCTTCCTCCTGGTTCGGGCGCTCCTCCCCCACTTTCTGGCGCGCCGGGAGGGCTCCGTCATCAACGTGAGCTCGGTCTGCGGCTCGGTCGCCTATGCGAACTACGCGGCCTACACGGCGAGCAAGTTCGGGCTGGAAGGGCTCACCCGGGTCCTGGCCGAGGAGACCCGGCGACTCGGCGTCCGGGTGAACGCGGTCGATCCCGGACTGGTGGCGACCCGGATGTCCCGGTTCCAGGGCGTCAAGCCCGAGCGGGTCACCGGGGTATTCGTCTATCTGGCCTCCGACGCCTCGAGGAAGGTCACGGGGCGCACGCTGCATGCCTCGCGCTGGCGCGTGGAGGTGGCCAGGTGA
- a CDS encoding response regulator — translation MAARTRADGLAQPKFLTTRQSAARLGVTVNAVKAWIRDCHLPALRTPGGHHRIAETDVQALKARLTLAARTGSRARPRILLVDDHEELLGVIRESLSAAVSDATIRVATDGYEALVEIGLLRPDVLVLDLHIPRVDGFEVCRRLRAHPETGSIRILAITAYPEDDAREKILGRGADDFLEKPFSLAELRARVLALLRAGARR, via the coding sequence ATGGCCGCCCGAACCCGCGCCGATGGACTGGCCCAGCCGAAATTCCTCACCACGCGGCAATCCGCCGCCCGGCTCGGAGTCACGGTCAACGCGGTCAAGGCCTGGATCCGCGACTGCCACCTACCGGCTCTCCGGACGCCGGGCGGGCACCACCGGATCGCCGAGACCGACGTGCAAGCGCTGAAGGCTCGGCTGACGCTCGCGGCTCGGACGGGGTCCCGCGCTCGGCCCCGCATCCTGCTCGTGGACGACCACGAGGAGCTCCTGGGGGTCATCCGGGAAAGCCTGTCGGCCGCCGTTTCGGACGCGACGATCCGGGTCGCGACCGACGGGTACGAGGCGCTCGTCGAGATCGGGCTCCTTCGCCCCGATGTCCTCGTGCTGGACCTCCACATCCCGCGCGTCGACGGGTTCGAGGTCTGCCGGCGCCTCCGGGCGCATCCCGAGACCGGCTCGATCCGGATCCTGGCGATCACCGCCTACCCCGAGGACGACGCGCGCGAGAAGATCCTGGGGCGCGGCGCCGACGACTTCCTGGAGAAGCCGTTTTCCCTCGCCGAGCTGCGGGCCCGGGTCCTCGCGCTCCTGAGGGCCGGCGCGCGCCGATGA
- a CDS encoding methylated-DNA--[protein]-cysteine S-methyltransferase, translating into MSPRSSPCEVIEPDLVAAATGEAGSATTRRVQEHVGRCESCRDDFARYRLIEGEVTAMRSHLLAAPHAASARERLESRLADLRSRLVGYRIFSSPFGPLLIAQSEQGVLLVEYLGRGASLRSSRLARVGGVETLEDGDEVEAFYRELTEYLEGRRQELRWPLDLRLVRSDFHRAVLQATAAIPYGAVISYSGLAREVGRPDAVRAAAQALRWNPLPIVIPCHRVIGVSGALTGYAGGATTYKEKLLSVEGVPTLRARRDAQVRRDAMYVRAPGETEYCLPTCASIDPFPRGGLLFASRERAEAVGLAPCMSCRPDLHPLLAR; encoded by the coding sequence GTGAGCCCCAGGTCGTCTCCCTGTGAAGTGATCGAGCCCGACCTGGTGGCGGCGGCGACCGGCGAGGCCGGGTCGGCCACGACCAGGCGCGTGCAGGAGCACGTCGGCCGGTGCGAGTCCTGCCGCGACGACTTCGCGCGCTACCGGCTGATCGAGGGCGAGGTGACCGCGATGCGAAGCCATCTGCTGGCGGCGCCCCACGCGGCGTCGGCGCGCGAGCGGCTCGAGTCGCGGCTGGCCGACCTCCGGAGCCGGCTGGTGGGCTACCGGATCTTCTCCTCGCCGTTCGGCCCGCTCCTCATCGCCCAGTCGGAGCAAGGCGTCCTCCTGGTCGAGTACCTCGGTCGAGGCGCGAGTCTCCGGTCCTCGCGGCTCGCGCGTGTGGGCGGCGTCGAGACGCTGGAGGATGGCGACGAGGTGGAGGCGTTCTATCGCGAGCTGACCGAGTACCTGGAGGGCCGGCGGCAAGAGCTCCGGTGGCCGCTCGACCTCCGCCTGGTGCGCAGCGACTTCCACCGGGCGGTGCTTCAGGCCACGGCGGCGATCCCGTACGGCGCGGTCATCTCGTACTCGGGCCTGGCCCGGGAGGTGGGGCGGCCGGACGCGGTTCGGGCCGCGGCCCAGGCTCTCCGCTGGAATCCATTGCCGATCGTGATCCCGTGCCACCGTGTGATCGGCGTCTCGGGCGCCTTGACCGGATACGCCGGAGGCGCCACGACGTACAAGGAGAAGCTCTTGAGCGTCGAGGGCGTGCCCACCCTCCGGGCGCGACGCGACGCCCAGGTGCGGCGTGACGCCATGTACGTTCGCGCGCCGGGCGAGACCGAGTACTGCCTGCCGACGTGCGCGTCGATCGATCCCTTCCCGCGGGGCGGCTTGCTCTTTGCCTCGCGGGAGCGCGCCGAAGCGGTCGGGCTCGCGCCCTGCATGAGCTGCCGGCCCGACCTCCACCCGCTCCTCGCGCGTTAG
- a CDS encoding NUDIX hydrolase translates to MISQTDPPEYRGDVVRVRRERHRLPDGREVSLDAVRCPAGATVVPLLPDGRVVLLRQFRPIVGAELCEVPAGTTNPGESPEACARRELVEEAGYEAGRLERLGEILVDPGLTDDRLFLFVARDLRPVARRPEPDEAIEVFVVPLTEAYRMIDAGEIMDAGTVAALLSLRCRAPE, encoded by the coding sequence GTGATCTCCCAGACCGACCCTCCCGAGTACCGGGGCGACGTCGTCCGCGTGCGCCGGGAGCGCCACCGGCTCCCCGATGGCCGGGAGGTCTCCCTCGACGCCGTCCGCTGTCCGGCCGGCGCGACCGTGGTTCCGCTGCTGCCCGACGGCCGCGTCGTCCTGCTCCGCCAGTTCCGGCCGATCGTCGGCGCCGAGCTCTGTGAGGTCCCGGCGGGGACGACGAACCCCGGTGAGTCGCCGGAGGCCTGCGCCCGGCGCGAGCTCGTCGAGGAGGCCGGCTATGAGGCGGGCCGACTCGAGCGGCTGGGTGAGATCCTGGTCGATCCCGGCCTCACCGACGACCGGCTGTTCCTCTTCGTCGCGCGGGACCTCCGGCCGGTGGCGCGCCGCCCCGAGCCCGACGAGGCGATCGAGGTGTTCGTGGTGCCACTGACCGAGGCTTACCGGATGATCGACGCCGGCGAGATCATGGATGCCGGCACGGTCGCCGCGCTCCTGAGCCTCCGCTGTCGCGCGCCGGAGTAA
- a CDS encoding FAD-dependent oxidoreductase, giving the protein MKTAPRHVVVCGAGVIGASVAYFLACRGVGVTIVERTGVACAASGKSGGFLALDWCDGSPLGLLARASFALHAELAVRLGADYGYRRMDTFMLAARERGMPAGGHRVDSPGWLDGAGLVTAVLGSPETTAQVHPERFTTALVDAAQARGARLDVGVVEGVIQREGGASGVRVDGQILEADAVVLAMGPWTARAAGGLRLPRIGGLKGHSVTLAGADVPAHALFVDYRLADGRRLEPEIFPRTDGEVYVCGLADPTPVPDSPEGVEVSEVSCAILAGAAGRLSTALAAAHVVRRQACYRPVSDDGLPLIGRVPGAVGAYVATGHGPWGILNAPATGLALAELISEGATASVDLRPFDPARLAPAVAGSVSE; this is encoded by the coding sequence GTGAAGACCGCGCCCCGGCACGTCGTGGTCTGCGGCGCCGGCGTCATCGGCGCCTCGGTGGCCTATTTCCTGGCCTGTCGCGGGGTCGGCGTCACCATCGTGGAGCGCACGGGGGTGGCCTGCGCGGCCTCGGGCAAGTCCGGGGGATTCCTGGCCCTCGACTGGTGCGATGGCTCCCCTCTCGGCCTCCTGGCCCGGGCCAGCTTCGCGCTGCACGCCGAGCTGGCCGTCCGGCTGGGGGCCGACTACGGCTACCGGCGCATGGATACCTTCATGCTGGCCGCCCGGGAGCGCGGGATGCCGGCCGGCGGGCACCGGGTTGACTCGCCGGGCTGGCTCGACGGCGCCGGCCTCGTCACGGCAGTCCTCGGCTCCCCGGAGACGACGGCCCAGGTTCACCCGGAGCGGTTCACCACGGCCCTGGTCGACGCGGCGCAGGCCCGCGGGGCCAGGCTGGACGTCGGCGTCGTGGAAGGCGTGATCCAGCGAGAGGGAGGGGCCAGCGGCGTCCGGGTAGACGGCCAGATCCTCGAGGCCGACGCCGTGGTTCTGGCCATGGGCCCGTGGACGGCGCGGGCGGCCGGAGGGCTCCGACTGCCCAGGATCGGCGGCCTCAAGGGCCACAGCGTGACCCTCGCCGGGGCCGACGTGCCGGCGCATGCGCTCTTCGTCGACTACCGCTTGGCCGACGGCCGTCGTCTGGAGCCGGAGATCTTCCCCCGGACCGATGGTGAGGTCTACGTCTGCGGTTTGGCTGACCCCACCCCCGTGCCGGATTCGCCCGAGGGCGTCGAGGTGAGCGAGGTCTCCTGCGCCATCCTCGCGGGCGCCGCTGGCCGCCTGTCCACCGCCCTGGCGGCGGCCCACGTCGTGCGTCGGCAGGCCTGCTACCGGCCCGTCAGCGACGATGGCTTACCGTTGATCGGCCGCGTCCCCGGCGCGGTCGGCGCCTATGTGGCCACCGGCCATGGCCCCTGGGGGATCCTCAACGCGCCCGCCACCGGCCTGGCCCTGGCCGAGCTGATCAGCGAGGGAGCGACCGCCTCGGTCGACCTCCGGCCCTTCGACCCGGCCCGCCTAGCTCCTGCCGTAGCCGGGAGTGTGTCGGAGTAA
- a CDS encoding RNA polymerase sigma factor: MDDSAFEGMVASYHGEIYRYLLRATRRASDADDLSQETFMRAYRAFRSLPKDANARAWLYTIATNLSRNHFRAQKRRRTAYQAMSVTLTESDWTGPDGVAVGREVGTAVEAIVGRLPVKQRLAFLQRKIHGLDYETIGRSLSCSAESARAHVFQALRKIRLALDGQELLAKERVE; this comes from the coding sequence GTGGACGACTCGGCCTTCGAGGGGATGGTGGCGTCTTATCACGGCGAGATCTATCGGTATCTCTTGCGCGCGACCAGGCGCGCGAGCGATGCCGACGACCTCTCGCAGGAGACCTTCATGCGGGCCTACCGGGCCTTCCGTTCTCTGCCGAAGGACGCCAACGCGCGGGCGTGGCTGTACACCATCGCGACGAATCTGTCCCGGAATCATTTCCGGGCGCAGAAGCGGCGGCGCACGGCGTACCAGGCGATGAGCGTCACCCTGACCGAGAGCGACTGGACGGGGCCGGACGGGGTGGCGGTCGGTCGCGAGGTGGGGACTGCCGTCGAGGCGATCGTCGGTCGCCTGCCGGTCAAGCAGCGGCTAGCCTTCCTCCAGCGGAAGATCCACGGCCTCGATTACGAGACGATCGGTCGCAGCCTGAGCTGCTCGGCGGAGAGCGCCCGAGCCCACGTCTTCCAGGCGCTCCGGAAGATCCGCCTGGCGCTGGATGGGCAGGAGCTGCTCGCGAAGGAGCGTGTAGAGTGA